In Kitasatospora sp. NA04385, a single genomic region encodes these proteins:
- a CDS encoding succinate dehydrogenase/fumarate reductase iron-sulfur subunit, whose translation MNLTLRIWRQQGPDTPGEMTEYRVSGISEDMSFLEMLDTLNEELILRGERPVAFDHDCREGICGACGMVINGQAHGPERTTTCQLHMRHFTDGDTIDVEPWRAGAFPVVRDLVVDRSALDRIIGSGGYVTAPTGSAPEAHATPVPKEAADLAFEHAECIGCGACVAACPNGSAMLFTAAKVVHLNVLPQGAPERASRVRNMVETMDDEGFGGCTNTGECATACPKGIPLSGISRLNREFLRS comes from the coding sequence GTGAACCTCACCCTGCGCATCTGGCGCCAGCAAGGCCCGGACACCCCGGGCGAGATGACCGAGTACCGGGTCTCCGGGATCAGCGAGGACATGTCCTTCCTGGAGATGCTCGACACCCTCAACGAGGAACTCATCCTGCGCGGGGAGCGCCCCGTCGCCTTCGACCACGACTGCCGCGAGGGCATCTGCGGCGCCTGCGGCATGGTCATCAACGGCCAGGCCCACGGCCCCGAACGCACCACCACCTGCCAGCTGCACATGCGGCACTTCACCGACGGCGACACCATCGACGTCGAACCCTGGCGGGCCGGCGCCTTCCCCGTGGTCCGCGACCTGGTGGTGGACCGCTCCGCGCTCGACCGGATCATCGGCTCCGGCGGCTACGTCACCGCCCCCACCGGCTCCGCCCCCGAGGCGCACGCCACCCCCGTCCCCAAGGAGGCCGCCGACCTCGCCTTCGAGCACGCCGAGTGCATCGGCTGCGGGGCCTGCGTCGCCGCCTGCCCCAACGGCTCCGCGATGCTGTTCACCGCCGCCAAGGTCGTCCACCTCAACGTGCTCCCGCAGGGCGCGCCCGAACGCGCCTCCCGGGTGCGGAACATGGTGGAGACCATGGACGACGAGGGCTTCGGCGGCTGCACCAACACCGGCGAGTGCGCCACCGCCTGCCCCAAGGGCATCCCGCTGAGCGGGATCTCCCGCCTCAACCGCGAGTTCCTGCGGAGCTGA
- a CDS encoding helix-turn-helix domain-containing protein, which produces MSLTHTAVTTPADLDPCGRHDHPDCGIRDVLDRIGDKWSVLVVVELAGGPRRFRELQRAVEGISQRMLTLTVRRLERDGLVRRTVYPTVPARVDYRLTETGAGLTHLVKALADWSLAHRGAIAEARAAYDLEHPGHDVR; this is translated from the coding sequence GTGTCACTCACGCACACGGCGGTAACCACCCCCGCGGACCTCGACCCCTGCGGGCGGCACGACCACCCCGACTGCGGCATCCGGGACGTGCTGGACCGGATCGGCGACAAGTGGTCGGTGCTGGTGGTGGTCGAACTCGCCGGTGGGCCGCGGCGGTTCCGCGAGTTGCAGCGCGCCGTCGAGGGCATCTCGCAGCGGATGCTCACGCTCACCGTCCGCCGGCTCGAACGCGACGGCCTGGTGCGGCGCACCGTGTACCCGACCGTCCCGGCCCGGGTCGACTACCGGCTGACCGAGACGGGGGCCGGGCTGACCCACCTGGTCAAGGCGCTCGCGGACTGGTCGCTCGCGCACCGCGGGGCCATCGCCGAGGCCCGGGCGGCGTACGACCTGGAGCACCCGGGCCACGACGTCCGCTGA
- a CDS encoding NAD(P)H-binding protein, whose translation MILVTGANGNLGSAILTALRERGTTAAGSSRTPGEGTRRLDFDDPAALDLTGVATLVLVSAGYAEDDRVIARHAAVLGAAARDGVGHVVYTSLTTAGDHLAFAAAHRATERLLRTGSLPWTILRNGLYAELFGALLTWTGDALESPFGDGALAAVARADLAEAAAAVAADPAPHRGRVLDLVGPPVTAAGVADRLGVPHRTIDLGEYRRRLGATPGLLPFQPPMLASIATGIRHGFLADTTPDLTDLLARPARDPLAIATATAAATRPTAAAA comes from the coding sequence ATGATCCTGGTCACGGGAGCGAACGGGAACCTCGGCTCGGCGATCCTCACGGCCCTGCGGGAGCGCGGCACCACGGCGGCCGGGAGCAGCCGCACCCCGGGGGAGGGCACCCGCCGCCTCGACTTCGACGACCCCGCCGCCCTGGACCTCACCGGCGTCGCCACCCTGGTGCTGGTCTCCGCGGGCTACGCCGAGGACGACCGGGTGATCGCCCGGCACGCGGCCGTCCTCGGCGCGGCCGCCCGCGACGGCGTCGGCCACGTCGTCTACACCAGCCTCACCACGGCCGGCGACCACCTCGCCTTCGCCGCCGCCCACCGCGCCACCGAACGCCTGCTGCGCACCGGTTCGCTGCCCTGGACGATCCTCCGCAACGGCCTGTACGCCGAACTCTTCGGCGCCCTGCTGACCTGGACCGGCGACGCCCTGGAGTCCCCGTTCGGCGACGGCGCGCTGGCCGCCGTCGCCCGGGCGGACCTCGCCGAGGCCGCGGCGGCCGTCGCGGCCGATCCGGCCCCGCACCGCGGCCGGGTCCTCGACCTGGTCGGCCCGCCCGTCACCGCCGCCGGGGTCGCGGACCGGCTCGGCGTCCCGCACCGCACCATCGACCTGGGCGAGTACCGCCGCCGCCTCGGCGCAACCCCCGGGCTGCTCCCGTTCCAGCCGCCCATGCTCGCCTCGATCGCCACCGGCATCCGCCACGGCTTCCTCGCCGACACCACCCCCGACCTCACCGACCTCCTCGCCCGCCCCGCCCGCGACCCCCTGGCCATCGCCACCGCCACCGCAGCCGCCACCCGCCCGACGGCCGCGGCGGCCTGA
- a CDS encoding serine hydrolase, protein MSVPRALLPRSAPAAAGVSSRAVGALLDRLAAPSVECHSLMVVHRGQVVAEGWWAPYSAERPQLLYSLTKSFTSVAVGLAVADGLLSPEDRVVDVLPEHVPADASEQARRLTVHHLLTMTTGHPADGLTEAWEREPDDLVRGFLGLPFTVPEGTRHVYDNATTFLLARMVERVTGRGLPEFLDERLFGPMGVDHAEWDRVGSGAAFGFHGLHLTTEAVAAFGELLLRGGRRGDRQLVPRAWVELATRRHVASESFISGAKDADFSCGYGYQFWMSRHGYHGNGAFGQQCVVLPSHDLVVAVTAQGDSQPVFDALWECLLPGIGRPDGPADDAALAARLRGLSLPPVPGTAGPGRPVRAVLDASPEGSALPDGTAVSVDPADGGWVVRLGPLPEVPVGHGTWRESAPLGRPVLAVGAWQDGGFVADLYLATTPHRVRLTVDATAATATAVWSTVPLTGPRLELHLRSPLMTRPDVA, encoded by the coding sequence ATGTCCGTTCCGCGTGCCCTGTTGCCGCGTTCCGCCCCGGCGGCGGCCGGTGTCTCGTCCCGGGCGGTCGGTGCGCTGCTGGACCGCCTGGCGGCGCCTTCCGTCGAGTGCCACTCGCTGATGGTGGTGCACCGGGGGCAGGTCGTCGCCGAGGGCTGGTGGGCGCCGTACTCGGCCGAACGGCCGCAGCTGCTCTACTCGTTGACGAAGTCGTTCACCTCGGTCGCGGTGGGCCTGGCGGTCGCCGACGGGCTGCTGTCGCCGGAGGACCGGGTGGTGGACGTGCTGCCCGAGCACGTGCCGGCCGACGCCTCCGAGCAGGCCCGCCGGCTGACCGTCCACCACCTGCTGACGATGACCACCGGGCATCCCGCGGACGGCCTCACCGAGGCGTGGGAGCGCGAGCCGGACGACCTGGTGCGGGGCTTCCTGGGCCTGCCGTTCACCGTCCCCGAGGGGACGCGGCACGTCTACGACAACGCGACCACCTTCCTGCTGGCCAGGATGGTGGAGCGGGTCACCGGGCGCGGCCTGCCGGAGTTCCTCGACGAGCGGCTGTTCGGCCCGATGGGCGTCGACCACGCCGAGTGGGACCGGGTCGGCAGCGGCGCCGCGTTCGGGTTCCACGGGCTGCACCTGACCACCGAGGCGGTGGCCGCCTTCGGCGAGCTGCTGCTGCGCGGCGGCCGCCGGGGCGACCGGCAGCTCGTCCCGCGCGCCTGGGTCGAACTCGCGACGCGTCGGCACGTCGCCTCCGAGTCGTTCATCAGCGGCGCGAAGGATGCGGACTTCTCCTGCGGCTACGGCTACCAGTTCTGGATGTCCCGGCACGGGTACCACGGCAACGGCGCCTTCGGGCAGCAGTGCGTGGTGCTCCCCTCGCACGACCTGGTGGTGGCCGTCACCGCGCAGGGCGACTCCCAGCCGGTGTTCGACGCCCTGTGGGAGTGCCTGCTGCCCGGCATCGGCCGGCCGGACGGCCCTGCGGACGACGCGGCGCTGGCCGCCCGGCTGCGGGGGCTGTCGCTGCCGCCGGTGCCGGGCACCGCCGGGCCGGGGCGCCCGGTCCGCGCGGTGCTCGACGCCTCGCCCGAGGGATCGGCGCTGCCGGACGGGACGGCGGTGTCCGTCGACCCGGCCGACGGCGGGTGGGTCGTCCGCCTCGGCCCGCTCCCGGAGGTCCCGGTCGGGCACGGCACCTGGCGGGAGAGCGCCCCGCTGGGCCGCCCGGTCCTCGCGGTCGGTGCCTGGCAGGACGGCGGTTTCGTCGCCGACCTGTACCTGGCCACCACGCCGCACCGCGTCCGGCTGACCGTGGACGCCACCGCGGCGACGGCGACGGCGGTGTGGAGCACCGTACCGCTGACCGGCCCCCGGCTGGAGCTGCACCTGCGCTCACCGCTGATGACCCGGCCGGACGTCGCGTAG
- the ligD gene encoding non-homologous end-joining DNA ligase — protein sequence MAGAAVELEVGGRTVRLSNPSKVYYPEPGYTKRDVAEYYLAVAPGVLRGLRERPTTLQRFPDGVDGEFFYQKRAPKNLPDWLPTARVAFPSGRTADEVCPTEEAAVLWAANLGCLTFHPWPVRRADTEHPDELRIDLDPQPGTDFADAARAALQLRPLLAEFGLTGWPKTSGGRGLHVYVPIEPRWTFTECRYAVIALGRELEHRSGGEVTTAWWKEERGARIFVDYNQMARDRTIASPYSLRRRPQATASAPLRWEELERVSPADFTLRTLPGRFADLGDVHAGMDDERASLERVLELYAHQGAGDLPYPPDFPKMPGEPSRVQPSRARKRD from the coding sequence ATGGCTGGAGCAGCGGTGGAACTGGAGGTCGGCGGCCGGACGGTGCGGCTGTCGAACCCGAGCAAGGTCTACTACCCGGAGCCCGGGTACACGAAGCGGGACGTCGCCGAGTACTACCTGGCGGTCGCGCCCGGGGTGCTGCGCGGGCTGCGCGAGCGGCCGACCACGCTGCAGCGCTTCCCGGACGGCGTGGACGGCGAGTTCTTCTACCAGAAGCGCGCCCCGAAGAACCTGCCGGACTGGCTGCCGACCGCGCGGGTCGCCTTCCCGTCCGGCCGCACCGCCGACGAGGTCTGCCCGACCGAGGAGGCCGCCGTGCTGTGGGCGGCGAACCTGGGCTGCCTGACCTTCCACCCGTGGCCGGTGCGCCGCGCGGACACCGAGCACCCGGACGAGCTGCGCATCGACCTCGACCCGCAGCCCGGCACCGACTTCGCCGACGCCGCCCGGGCGGCGCTGCAACTGCGGCCGCTGCTGGCGGAGTTCGGGCTGACCGGCTGGCCCAAGACGTCCGGCGGCCGGGGCCTGCACGTGTACGTGCCGATCGAGCCGCGCTGGACGTTCACCGAGTGCCGGTACGCCGTGATCGCGCTCGGCCGCGAACTGGAGCACCGCTCGGGCGGTGAGGTCACCACCGCCTGGTGGAAGGAGGAGCGCGGCGCGCGGATCTTCGTCGACTACAACCAGATGGCCCGCGACCGCACCATCGCCTCCCCGTACTCGCTGCGCCGCCGCCCGCAGGCCACCGCCTCCGCGCCGCTGCGCTGGGAGGAGCTGGAGCGGGTCTCCCCCGCCGACTTCACGCTGCGCACGCTGCCCGGTCGGTTCGCCGACCTCGGCGACGTGCACGCCGGGATGGACGACGAACGGGCTTCGCTGGAGCGGGTGTTGGAGCTGTACGCGCACCAGGGCGCGGGCGACCTGCCCTACCCGCCGGACTTCCCGAAGATGCCGGGCGAGCCGTCCCGGGTGCAGCCGAGCCGGGCCCGGAAGCGGGACTGA
- a CDS encoding ATP-dependent DNA ligase, with translation MQLPVMPPVSPMLAKPVTTIPPGMQYEAKWDGFRAIVFRDGDEVELGSRTGKPLTRYFPELVGAVRERLPERCVVDTEIVVAHDGRLHFEELLERIHPAASRVRTLAERTPASMVAFDLLALDDADLTGRPLAERRAALARLLADAAPPVHLAPATTDLDTARGWFARFEGAGLDGVVAKPLDAPYRPGERTLFKIKHVRTADCVVAGYREHTSGPVVGSLLLGLYDTDGTLQHVGVSASFPMARRAELAAELAPLRLDPERLGDHPWAHWEDERAQASSRLPGAISRWTGKKDLSWVPLRPERVAEVGYDHMEGTRFRHTTQFKRWRPDRTPESCTYAQLEEPVSYDLGELLS, from the coding sequence ATGCAGCTGCCCGTGATGCCCCCGGTGTCCCCGATGCTGGCCAAGCCCGTCACCACGATCCCGCCCGGCATGCAGTACGAGGCCAAGTGGGACGGTTTCCGGGCGATCGTGTTCCGCGACGGCGACGAGGTCGAACTCGGCTCCCGCACCGGCAAACCGCTCACCAGGTACTTCCCCGAGCTGGTCGGGGCGGTCCGGGAGCGGCTGCCCGAGCGCTGCGTCGTCGACACCGAGATCGTCGTCGCGCACGACGGACGGCTGCACTTCGAGGAGCTGCTGGAACGCATCCACCCCGCCGCCTCCCGGGTCCGCACCCTGGCCGAGCGCACCCCCGCCAGCATGGTCGCCTTCGACCTGCTCGCCCTGGACGACGCGGACCTGACCGGCCGCCCGCTGGCCGAGCGCCGCGCCGCACTCGCCCGCCTGCTGGCCGACGCCGCCCCGCCCGTCCACCTCGCCCCCGCCACCACCGACCTGGACACCGCCCGCGGCTGGTTCGCCCGCTTCGAGGGCGCCGGGCTGGACGGCGTGGTCGCCAAACCGCTCGACGCCCCCTACCGGCCCGGCGAACGCACCCTGTTCAAGATCAAGCACGTCCGCACCGCCGACTGCGTGGTGGCCGGCTACCGCGAGCACACGTCGGGGCCGGTGGTCGGCTCGCTGCTGCTCGGCCTGTACGACACCGACGGCACCCTCCAGCACGTCGGCGTCAGCGCCTCCTTCCCGATGGCCCGCCGGGCCGAACTCGCCGCCGAACTCGCCCCGCTGCGCCTGGACCCGGAACGGCTGGGCGACCACCCGTGGGCGCACTGGGAGGACGAGCGGGCCCAGGCGAGCAGCCGGCTGCCCGGCGCGATCAGCCGCTGGACCGGGAAGAAGGACCTCTCCTGGGTGCCGCTGCGCCCCGAGCGGGTGGCCGAGGTCGGCTACGACCACATGGAGGGCACCCGGTTCCGGCACACCACGCAGTTCAAGCGCTGGCGGCCCGACCGCACGCCGGAGAGCTGCACCTACGCGCAGCTGGAGGAGCCGGTCTCCTACGACCTGGGCGAACTGCTGTCCTGA
- a CDS encoding TetR/AcrR family transcriptional regulator, giving the protein MDRYEQIAAELRGRIERGELRPGDRVPSTREITRRWNVAMATATKVLTELRGRGLVRAVPGVGTVVAGSPAPSPEPGRAPRAAGRQVPRRPAPEGVLTAERIVAAAVAVADAEGLEALSMRRVAAELDVATMSLYRHVPDKDGLVDLMMDRVFAEVSLSAADAGLDWRARLELAARLFWGLFRAHPWLASAISVTRPQPLPSALPLGEWMLAALAGAGLDLQSVLTAYLTLFNYVRGTALNLEMEAAAEAASGHDAEEWMDRQEGVFMELVADHPTFLRVTREGYDFDLDRLFEFGLQRLLDGLAVLVGQAAEAGEAAQAGRAVQAGEAAQATEAAQAGQDSSSPRS; this is encoded by the coding sequence GTGGACCGCTACGAGCAGATCGCGGCCGAACTGCGGGGGCGGATCGAGCGCGGCGAGCTGCGCCCGGGCGACCGGGTGCCCTCCACCCGGGAGATCACCCGGCGGTGGAACGTCGCGATGGCCACCGCGACCAAGGTGCTGACGGAGCTGCGCGGCCGGGGCCTGGTGCGGGCCGTCCCGGGCGTCGGCACGGTGGTCGCCGGGAGCCCCGCGCCCTCCCCCGAGCCCGGTCGGGCACCGCGCGCGGCCGGGCGGCAGGTGCCCCGGCGGCCCGCGCCGGAGGGCGTGCTGACCGCGGAGCGGATCGTCGCCGCGGCGGTCGCGGTGGCCGATGCCGAGGGGCTGGAGGCGCTGTCGATGCGCCGGGTCGCCGCCGAACTGGACGTGGCCACCATGTCGCTGTACCGGCACGTCCCGGACAAGGACGGCCTGGTCGACCTGATGATGGACCGGGTCTTCGCCGAGGTCTCGCTCTCCGCCGCGGACGCCGGGCTCGACTGGCGGGCCCGGCTGGAGCTGGCCGCCCGCCTGTTCTGGGGCCTGTTCCGGGCGCACCCCTGGCTGGCGTCCGCGATCTCGGTGACCCGCCCCCAGCCGCTGCCCAGCGCGCTGCCGCTCGGCGAATGGATGCTCGCCGCCCTGGCCGGGGCGGGCCTGGACCTGCAGAGCGTGCTCACCGCGTACCTGACGCTGTTCAACTACGTCCGGGGCACCGCGCTCAACCTGGAGATGGAGGCCGCCGCGGAGGCCGCCAGCGGGCACGACGCCGAGGAGTGGATGGACCGGCAGGAGGGCGTCTTCATGGAGCTGGTCGCCGACCACCCGACCTTCCTGCGGGTCACCCGGGAGGGCTACGACTTCGACCTCGACCGGCTCTTCGAGTTCGGCCTGCAACGGCTGCTGGACGGGCTGGCGGTGCTGGTCGGGCAGGCGGCAGAGGCCGGGGAAGCGGCGCAGGCAGGTCGGGCGGTACAGGCCGGGGAAGCGGCGCAGGCCACGGAAGCGGCGCAGGCCGGTCAGGACAGCAGTTCGCCCAGGTCGTAG
- a CDS encoding FAD-dependent monooxygenase produces the protein MKNATTNLDILVSGGGIAGPAVAYWLRRAGFRPVVVERAPAPRPGGQTVDLRGAGRTVIERMGLLGRAGELAVDQRGIALVDRRGRHTARMPTELFGGEGIVSDLEILRGDLAGLLYEATADDVEYLFDDTLTALHEDADGVHAVFENAPPRRFDLVVGADGLHSTTRRLAFGPERDHFVPLGGYTAWFTARLDLALDDWFLMYNAPGGRVVMARPGRLPGETKVAFGFRSAPIAHDRRDRAAQQRLITEKFAGAGWETDRLLAAMADAEDFYFEHLGQVRLDGYTRGRTALIGDAACCPTPLTGLGTSLALVGAHLLAGELATARGDFTTAYAAYQHRMRPYAAQAQQLPPGGMRGFAPNSAPMIALRAASMRWMTRRPLRRIMEAQAAKASAVELPDYTRAFA, from the coding sequence ATGAAGAACGCGACGACCAATCTCGACATCCTCGTCTCGGGCGGCGGCATCGCCGGCCCCGCCGTGGCGTACTGGCTACGCAGGGCCGGATTCCGCCCGGTGGTGGTGGAACGCGCCCCCGCCCCCCGGCCCGGCGGCCAGACCGTCGACCTGCGCGGCGCCGGACGCACCGTCATCGAACGGATGGGCCTGCTGGGCCGGGCCGGCGAGCTCGCCGTCGACCAGCGCGGCATCGCCCTGGTCGACCGGCGGGGCCGGCACACCGCCCGGATGCCCACCGAGCTCTTCGGCGGCGAGGGCATCGTCTCCGACCTGGAGATCCTCCGCGGCGACCTGGCCGGCCTGCTGTACGAGGCCACCGCCGACGACGTCGAGTACCTCTTCGACGACACCCTCACCGCCCTGCACGAGGACGCCGACGGCGTCCACGCCGTCTTCGAGAACGCCCCGCCCCGCCGGTTCGACCTGGTGGTCGGCGCCGATGGCCTGCACTCCACCACCCGCCGCCTCGCCTTCGGCCCGGAGCGCGACCACTTCGTCCCGCTCGGCGGCTACACCGCCTGGTTCACTGCCCGCCTCGACCTCGCGCTCGACGACTGGTTCCTGATGTACAACGCCCCCGGCGGCCGGGTCGTGATGGCCCGCCCCGGCCGGCTGCCCGGCGAGACCAAGGTCGCCTTCGGCTTCCGCTCCGCCCCGATCGCCCACGACCGCCGCGACCGGGCGGCCCAGCAGCGCCTGATCACCGAGAAGTTCGCCGGGGCCGGCTGGGAGACCGACCGGCTGCTCGCCGCGATGGCCGACGCCGAGGACTTCTACTTCGAGCACCTCGGCCAGGTCCGCCTCGACGGCTACACCCGCGGCCGCACCGCCCTGATCGGCGACGCCGCCTGCTGCCCCACCCCCCTCACCGGCCTCGGCACCAGCCTCGCCCTGGTCGGCGCCCACCTCCTGGCCGGCGAACTCGCCACCGCCCGCGGCGACTTCACCACCGCCTACGCCGCCTACCAGCACCGCATGCGCCCCTACGCCGCCCAGGCCCAGCAACTCCCGCCCGGCGGCATGCGCGGCTTCGCCCCCAACAGCGCCCCGATGATCGCCCTGCGCGCCGCCTCCATGCGCTGGATGACCCGCCGGCCCCTGCGCCGCATCATGGAAGCCCAGGCGGCCAAGGCCTCCGCCGTCGAACTCCCCGACTACACCCGGGCCTTCGCCTGA
- a CDS encoding fibronectin type III domain-containing protein translates to MHAPNRRATAVGAAALLLATAAVAAVPSSASAANILTNPGFETGSLSGWTCSGGLGSVVSTPVHGGSKALAGAASASDNAKCVQTVAVQPNTTYSLSSWVRGNYVYLGVTGGTSTWTPSASDWKQLTVSFTTGASQTTAEVYLNGWFGQGTYYADDISLDGPGGGTPDTQAPTAPTGLTATATAATQVSLSWGASTDNVAVTGYDVYRNGTLVTTVTGTSATVTGLTASTAYTFTVKAHDAAGNASAASNSLAVTTPAGGDQQAPTAPTGLTATATAATQVSLSWGASTDNVGVTAYDVYRNGTLAASVTGTTATVTGLTASTAYTFTVKARDAAGNASAASNSLAVTTPPTTTPSGFKQAAPYLYNGWGNPPSPTTVMNATGIKWFTLAFVLAQNGCNPTWDSQRPLLNGVDQQTINAVRAAGGDVVPSFGGWSGNKLGPNCADATALAGAYQKVIDAYNLKAIDIDIENTDEFENYTVQDRILNALKIVKQKNPGIKTIVTFGTATSGPTADGNRLIEQSKALGADIDVFTIMPFDFGNASTDMYAATISAANGLKNKLKSVYGWDDATAYAHLGISGMNGLSDNNETTTVANWTAIRDWANTNHIARLAFWSVNRDRGCAGGGLQETCSGIAQSDWQFTSITAGFTG, encoded by the coding sequence GTGCACGCCCCCAACCGCCGCGCCACCGCGGTCGGCGCGGCCGCGCTGCTGCTGGCCACGGCCGCAGTCGCCGCCGTCCCGAGCAGCGCGAGCGCCGCGAACATCCTGACCAACCCCGGTTTCGAGACCGGCAGCCTGAGCGGCTGGACCTGCTCCGGCGGCCTCGGCTCCGTGGTCTCCACCCCCGTCCACGGCGGCAGCAAGGCGCTGGCCGGCGCGGCGAGCGCCTCGGACAACGCCAAGTGCGTCCAGACCGTCGCGGTGCAGCCCAACACCACGTACTCGCTGTCGAGTTGGGTGCGCGGCAACTACGTGTACCTCGGCGTCACCGGCGGCACCTCGACCTGGACGCCGTCCGCGTCCGACTGGAAGCAGCTGACGGTGAGCTTCACCACCGGCGCTTCGCAGACCACCGCCGAGGTGTACCTGAACGGCTGGTTCGGCCAGGGCACGTACTACGCGGACGACATCAGCCTGGACGGCCCCGGCGGCGGCACGCCGGACACCCAGGCGCCGACCGCGCCGACCGGTCTGACGGCCACCGCGACCGCGGCCACCCAGGTCTCGCTGTCCTGGGGCGCCTCCACCGACAACGTCGCCGTCACCGGCTACGACGTCTACCGCAACGGCACGCTGGTCACCACCGTGACCGGCACCAGCGCGACCGTCACCGGCCTGACCGCCTCGACCGCCTACACCTTCACCGTCAAGGCGCACGACGCGGCGGGCAACGCCTCCGCCGCCTCCAACTCGCTCGCGGTGACCACGCCCGCGGGCGGCGACCAGCAGGCGCCGACCGCGCCGACCGGTCTGACGGCCACCGCGACCGCGGCCACCCAGGTCTCGCTGTCCTGGGGCGCCTCCACCGACAACGTCGGCGTCACCGCGTACGACGTCTACCGCAACGGCACGCTGGCGGCCAGCGTCACCGGCACCACGGCGACCGTCACCGGCCTGACCGCCTCGACCGCCTACACCTTCACCGTCAAGGCCCGGGACGCGGCGGGCAACGCCTCCGCCGCCTCCAACTCCCTCGCGGTGACCACCCCGCCGACCACCACCCCGAGCGGCTTCAAGCAGGCCGCGCCGTACCTGTACAACGGCTGGGGCAACCCGCCGTCCCCGACCACCGTGATGAACGCGACCGGCATCAAGTGGTTCACCCTCGCCTTCGTGCTGGCGCAGAACGGCTGCAACCCGACCTGGGACAGCCAGCGCCCGCTGCTGAACGGCGTGGACCAGCAGACCATCAACGCGGTGCGCGCCGCGGGCGGCGACGTCGTCCCGTCCTTCGGCGGCTGGTCGGGCAACAAGCTCGGCCCGAACTGCGCCGACGCGACCGCGCTGGCCGGCGCCTACCAGAAGGTGATCGACGCCTACAACCTGAAGGCGATCGACATCGACATCGAGAACACCGACGAGTTCGAGAACTACACCGTCCAGGACCGCATCCTGAACGCGCTGAAGATCGTCAAGCAGAAGAACCCGGGCATCAAGACGATCGTCACCTTCGGCACCGCCACCAGCGGCCCGACCGCGGACGGCAACCGCCTGATCGAGCAGTCCAAGGCGCTCGGCGCGGACATCGACGTCTTCACCATCATGCCGTTCGACTTCGGCAACGCGTCGACCGACATGTACGCCGCCACCATCAGCGCGGCGAACGGCCTGAAGAACAAGCTCAAGTCGGTCTACGGCTGGGACGACGCCACCGCGTACGCGCACCTGGGCATCTCCGGCATGAACGGCCTCAGCGACAACAACGAGACCACCACCGTGGCCAACTGGACCGCGATCCGCGACTGGGCCAACACCAACCACATCGCCCGCCTGGCGTTCTGGTCGGTCAACCGCGACCGCGGCTGCGCGGGCGGCGGCTTGCAGGAGACCTGCTCCGGCATCGCCCAGTCCGACTGGCAGTTCACCTCCATCACGGCCGGCTTCACCGGCTGA